One genomic segment of Amycolatopsis sp. WQ 127309 includes these proteins:
- a CDS encoding anti-sigma factor RsbA family regulatory protein, which translates to MVDALTPFRHPALFYRGDSEYLDGVVPFLLEGLDRGEPVAIAVPGRNLLLAEKALGPRSGEVRLIDLHQAGRNPGAILPTVLLAFAGEHVGPVRIVVEPVWPGRTAAEYPACVLHEALINTAFAGRAVAVLCPYDTAALAPGVLADAGRTHPELWEPTGRSVSPHYDPDRVRADLTRPLESPAAAVEREFGVGQLATLRGFTEIWAARHGLRRPRRDDFALAIAELTTNSVLYGGGTGILRLWAEDEHVVAEVTDDGTITEPLAGRVPPPAATLGGRGLLLVNRLADLVRTYWVPGRTTTRVHFRC; encoded by the coding sequence GTGGTAGATGCCCTGACCCCGTTTCGGCATCCGGCCTTGTTCTACCGTGGTGACAGTGAGTACTTGGACGGCGTCGTTCCGTTCCTCCTCGAAGGCCTCGACCGGGGCGAACCGGTCGCCATCGCCGTTCCCGGCCGCAACCTCCTGCTCGCCGAGAAGGCCCTCGGCCCCCGTTCGGGCGAAGTCCGGCTGATCGACCTGCACCAAGCGGGCCGCAACCCCGGCGCGATCCTGCCGACGGTCCTGCTCGCCTTCGCGGGCGAACACGTGGGCCCGGTGCGGATCGTGGTCGAGCCGGTCTGGCCCGGCCGGACCGCCGCCGAGTACCCGGCCTGCGTGCTGCACGAAGCGCTCATCAACACGGCCTTCGCGGGGCGGGCCGTCGCGGTCCTCTGCCCGTACGACACGGCGGCGCTGGCCCCCGGTGTCCTGGCCGACGCCGGCCGCACCCACCCGGAGCTGTGGGAACCGACGGGCCGGTCGGTCAGCCCGCACTACGACCCCGACCGCGTCCGCGCCGACCTCACCCGGCCCCTCGAGTCCCCGGCGGCCGCCGTCGAGCGCGAGTTCGGCGTGGGCCAGCTGGCGACGTTGCGCGGCTTCACGGAGATCTGGGCGGCCCGCCACGGCCTGCGCCGCCCGCGCCGGGACGACTTCGCGCTGGCGATCGCCGAGCTGACCACGAACAGCGTGCTCTACGGCGGCGGCACCGGCATCCTGCGGCTGTGGGCGGAGGACGAGCACGTCGTCGCGGAGGTCACCGACGACGGCACGATCACCGAGCCACTGGCCGGCCGCGTCCCACCCCCGGCCGCCACCCTCGGCGGGCGCGGGTTGCTGCTGGTCAACCGCCTGGCCGACCTGGTCCGCACGTACTGGGTCCCGGGCCGCACGACGACCCGGGTCCACTTCCGCTGCTGA